The following proteins are co-located in the Aurantiacibacter atlanticus genome:
- a CDS encoding glycosyltransferase family 4 protein, translating into MEQAARPFLLDATRLISRSWTGRRATGIDRVCYAYLDRFRENARAVVQFGGVVRALGNDHSDMLFDLLDGPDSNFRKQLKAGAPVALLGRDRPQDLSGAIYINASHTDFDLSGHARWVETNGVRPVYFLHDLIPITHPEICRRKAVRRHTGRVRAALKCAAGIIVNSRSTADELRRFAGDSRLELPSVVAAPLAGAQLMDPNAIPSATMQGAQASGHVRPYFLCIGTIEPRKNYLMLLRVWERLVEKKGKLAPRLVIVGQLGQDARFVRKVQDQIARLGGHVELVAGCDDERLGLYVKHANALLMPTLAEGFGLPLVEALNAGTPVIASDLPALREMGQNIPLHLPPGNVEVWENAILSYDNPLSDRVRQMTLLPAYKAYSWDDHFNAVEPWLWQLPQPRLQLAESPRLRQLRS; encoded by the coding sequence ATGGAGCAGGCGGCACGTCCTTTCCTGCTGGATGCAACGCGGCTCATTTCGCGCAGCTGGACAGGTCGACGTGCCACAGGCATCGACCGCGTCTGCTATGCCTATCTGGACCGTTTTCGTGAAAATGCACGCGCGGTTGTGCAGTTTGGCGGCGTGGTTCGCGCATTGGGCAATGACCATTCGGACATGTTGTTTGACCTGCTTGATGGACCGGACAGCAATTTTCGCAAGCAGTTGAAGGCAGGCGCACCTGTCGCCCTGTTGGGCAGGGATCGCCCTCAGGACTTGTCCGGCGCGATCTATATCAATGCCAGCCATACCGATTTTGATCTTTCGGGCCATGCCCGCTGGGTGGAAACAAACGGTGTGCGACCGGTGTATTTCCTGCACGACCTCATCCCGATCACTCACCCTGAAATTTGCCGACGCAAGGCGGTACGGCGCCATACAGGCCGTGTGCGCGCAGCCTTGAAGTGCGCAGCTGGGATTATCGTCAATTCGCGCTCTACGGCTGACGAACTCCGCCGTTTTGCAGGTGATAGTCGGCTGGAACTTCCCTCGGTCGTCGCTGCTCCGCTGGCAGGGGCGCAGTTGATGGATCCGAACGCCATCCCGTCAGCAACAATGCAAGGCGCGCAGGCCTCCGGCCATGTCCGACCGTATTTCCTGTGCATCGGCACGATCGAACCGCGCAAGAATTACCTCATGCTGCTGCGTGTCTGGGAGCGGCTGGTCGAGAAGAAAGGTAAGCTTGCTCCGCGACTGGTGATTGTTGGTCAATTGGGGCAGGATGCGCGCTTCGTGCGGAAAGTGCAGGACCAGATCGCCCGGCTCGGGGGACATGTCGAACTGGTGGCTGGGTGTGATGATGAACGACTTGGGCTATATGTGAAGCACGCCAATGCGCTGCTGATGCCAACCCTTGCCGAAGGGTTCGGTCTACCGCTGGTAGAGGCGCTGAATGCCGGGACGCCTGTCATAGCCAGCGATCTTCCTGCCTTGCGCGAGATGGGACAGAATATTCCACTTCACCTGCCGCCCGGAAATGTGGAGGTGTGGGAAAACGCAATCCTATCTTATGACAACCCCTTATCTGATCGGGTGCGGCAGATGACACTGCTGCCGGCGTATAAAGCGTATAGTTGGGATGATCATTTCAACGCGGTCGAGCCGTGGTTGTGGCAATTGCCCCAGCCACGATTGCAACTGGCCGAAAGCCCCCGGCTCAGGCAGTTGCGCAGCTGA
- a CDS encoding sugar kinase encodes MAKYLTFGEIMLRLKTPGHERFFQSPAFEATFGGGEANVAVALSNYGCDAGFISALPDNDIGEAAIRELRSFGVDTSHVRRSGDRVGIYYLEAGANQRPSKVVYDRAHSSICEAAPGDFDWAAIFEGVHWLHITGITPALSQSAADLSLECLAAAKKAGVTVSCDFNYRGKLWKYGKTAPEVMRELVRHVDVGIANEEDCQKSLDISVDVDVESGELDTRKYEALSEKVLQIYPDMQTIGITLRESHSADRNGWSACLRDRDAGFKLSRHYEMTDIVDRVGGGDSFASAFIYGLNAYQDRQQSLEFAVAASCLKHSILGDFNRVSISEVEKLMSGDGSGRVQR; translated from the coding sequence ATGGCAAAGTATCTAACCTTTGGCGAGATCATGCTCCGCCTGAAGACGCCCGGGCATGAAAGGTTTTTTCAATCCCCTGCGTTCGAGGCAACATTTGGTGGAGGGGAAGCCAATGTCGCCGTCGCATTAAGCAATTACGGCTGCGATGCAGGCTTCATCAGCGCCCTGCCTGATAACGACATCGGCGAAGCGGCGATCCGCGAATTGCGCAGCTTCGGTGTCGATACCTCGCACGTGCGCCGTTCGGGTGATCGCGTCGGCATCTATTACCTTGAAGCAGGGGCCAACCAGCGCCCTTCCAAGGTCGTCTATGATCGTGCCCATTCATCTATCTGCGAAGCGGCTCCGGGCGATTTTGACTGGGCAGCGATCTTCGAAGGCGTTCACTGGCTGCATATAACCGGCATTACCCCTGCCCTCAGCCAGTCTGCGGCCGATCTCAGCCTTGAATGTCTCGCCGCCGCCAAGAAGGCGGGCGTCACCGTTTCATGCGATTTCAACTATCGTGGCAAATTGTGGAAATACGGCAAGACAGCGCCAGAGGTGATGCGCGAACTGGTCCGCCATGTCGATGTTGGTATCGCCAATGAGGAAGATTGCCAGAAATCGCTCGACATCTCGGTCGATGTTGACGTGGAATCGGGCGAGCTCGACACCAGGAAGTATGAAGCATTGTCGGAAAAGGTGCTGCAAATTTATCCCGACATGCAGACCATTGGCATCACCCTGCGTGAAAGCCACAGCGCCGATCGCAATGGCTGGTCAGCCTGTCTGCGTGACAGGGATGCCGGGTTCAAGCTTTCACGTCACTACGAGATGACCGATATCGTTGATCGCGTGGGCGGCGGAGACAGCTTTGCTTCGGCCTTCATTTACGGCCTCAATGCCTATCAAGATCGCCAGCAATCGCTTGAATTTGCCGTCGCGGCGAGCTGCCTGAAGCACTCGATCCTGGGCGATTTCAACCGCGTCAGTATTTCCGAAGTCGAAAAGCTCATGTCAGGCGATGGTTCGGGCCGCGTGCAACGCTAA
- a CDS encoding bifunctional 4-hydroxy-2-oxoglutarate aldolase/2-dehydro-3-deoxy-phosphogluconate aldolase gives MAIQQKIEARLAQAPVVPLIQADDPDVAVKTAEALKAGGLSVLECVLRTDSAVECMAQIVRSVDDVIVGAGTVLTVDQASAVLGKGAQFIVSPGLVDDVAQLCIDRKVPFYGGTMTAGEVQRAHCLGLETVKFFPASLAGGTPMLKALGSVFRKMHFMPTGGISAANLSEYLALPQVIACGGSWLTPADAIAAGDYSSITRLAQEAVEIATRSRK, from the coding sequence ATGGCTATCCAACAAAAGATAGAGGCCAGACTGGCCCAGGCGCCGGTGGTTCCGCTGATACAGGCGGATGATCCCGATGTTGCAGTTAAGACGGCAGAGGCTCTCAAAGCCGGTGGCCTGAGCGTTCTCGAATGCGTGCTGCGTACCGATAGCGCTGTGGAATGCATGGCACAAATCGTGCGTAGCGTGGATGATGTTATCGTGGGGGCAGGCACTGTCCTCACGGTGGATCAGGCCTCCGCCGTATTGGGCAAGGGTGCGCAATTTATCGTGTCACCTGGTCTGGTGGACGATGTCGCGCAGTTATGCATTGATCGCAAAGTGCCGTTCTATGGCGGCACGATGACGGCAGGCGAAGTGCAACGCGCGCATTGCCTTGGGCTTGAAACGGTCAAGTTCTTTCCCGCCAGCCTAGCAGGCGGCACGCCCATGCTCAAGGCTTTGGGTTCGGTTTTTCGCAAGATGCACTTCATGCCGACTGGCGGCATTTCTGCCGCCAACCTCTCGGAATATCTGGCTTTGCCGCAGGTCATTGCCTGTGGCGGCAGCTGGCTGACACCCGCCGATGCCATCGCCGCCGGCGATTACTCGTCGATCACCCGTCTTGCCCAAGAGGCGGTCGAGATAGCTACCAGATCCAGGAAGTAG
- a CDS encoding SDR family NAD(P)-dependent oxidoreductase: MSKLQGKVAIVTGGSRDIGRAISVSLAKEGANVAVNYYNSESDADETLAQIKAAGSGKAIKVRGDMTKQADVIALVDATREAFGEHVDILVNVAGGLVARKALAEMDEDFFNRVMQLNATSTFLATQAVVPLMREGSAIVNLASQAGRDGGGPGAAAYATSKGAVITFTRAMAKELGPKGIRVNSLCPGMIATTFHDTFTKDAVREAVAAATPLRRQGRAEEIGDAVVYLASDGASFITGTNIDINGGTLYS, translated from the coding sequence ATGAGCAAGCTGCAAGGCAAGGTCGCAATTGTAACAGGCGGCAGCCGTGACATCGGCAGAGCCATATCTGTGAGCCTCGCCAAAGAAGGCGCCAATGTCGCCGTCAATTACTACAATAGTGAATCCGACGCTGACGAAACGCTGGCCCAGATCAAAGCTGCCGGCAGCGGCAAGGCAATCAAGGTTCGCGGCGATATGACCAAGCAGGCCGATGTCATCGCCTTGGTTGATGCGACGCGCGAAGCCTTTGGTGAGCATGTCGATATTCTGGTCAATGTTGCTGGCGGTCTTGTCGCGCGCAAGGCGCTGGCTGAAATGGACGAAGATTTCTTCAATCGGGTCATGCAGTTGAATGCCACTTCGACCTTCCTCGCGACGCAGGCAGTTGTACCGCTGATGCGTGAAGGCAGCGCAATCGTGAACCTCGCTTCGCAGGCGGGCCGTGATGGCGGTGGTCCGGGCGCAGCAGCCTATGCCACGTCTAAGGGTGCGGTTATCACCTTCACCCGTGCCATGGCCAAGGAACTCGGCCCCAAGGGTATCCGCGTCAATTCGCTGTGCCCTGGCATGATCGCAACGACTTTCCACGACACTTTCACCAAGGATGCCGTGCGCGAAGCCGTGGCCGCTGCAACGCCGCTGCGCCGACAAGGCCGTGCAGAGGAAATCGGCGATGCGGTGGTCTATCTTGCTTCGGATGGAGCATCATTCATCACGGGTACGAATATCGATATCAACGGCGGCACGCTGTATTCCTGA
- a CDS encoding MFS transporter has translation MMKNRLRFWIVALVALATIINYIDRNALAVLWPEISEDLGLTKTDYAIIINVFTFAYAFGQSIFGKVFDWIGTRLGFVLSIVGWSIATVLHAVAAGILSFSVFRALLGVAEAGNWPGATKANAEWFPINERAFAQGIFNSGAAIGGIIGAPVVGIFFALFDSWQITFILIGVLGFLWLVPWLIVYKSGPEAHPWISEEERQFILTGQRNKDVDEVADYAPTTGEILSRKESWGVIMASFFIDPIWWLFVGWLPLYLYETYGFGVEEIALYSWVPYAGAMVGAWFGGLLAQNRIAAGWTVNRTRKTVISLGGIIMLVSLLATTQAATPIYAVLLMAVILFGFQTAIGNIQTLPSDFYSGRSVGTLAGFAGTAAKLAVVGLNFLIPFITVNSYAPAFAVGAGLAIATVLSVLILCPNIRPLKPKTT, from the coding sequence ATGATGAAAAACCGTCTGCGTTTCTGGATCGTCGCGCTGGTCGCGCTCGCAACGATCATCAATTACATAGATCGCAATGCGCTAGCCGTGCTGTGGCCCGAAATTTCAGAAGATCTCGGCCTCACCAAGACAGATTACGCGATCATCATCAATGTTTTTACCTTTGCCTATGCCTTTGGCCAGTCGATCTTCGGCAAGGTCTTCGACTGGATCGGAACCAGGCTGGGCTTTGTCCTGTCGATCGTCGGCTGGTCGATCGCTACGGTTCTCCATGCCGTGGCTGCCGGTATACTCAGCTTCTCCGTCTTCCGCGCTCTGCTGGGCGTGGCAGAAGCGGGCAACTGGCCCGGCGCCACCAAGGCCAATGCCGAGTGGTTTCCGATCAATGAGCGCGCCTTTGCGCAAGGTATCTTCAACTCCGGCGCTGCAATCGGCGGTATCATCGGCGCGCCGGTGGTGGGCATTTTCTTCGCCTTGTTCGATAGCTGGCAGATCACCTTTATCCTGATCGGTGTGCTCGGCTTCCTGTGGCTGGTGCCCTGGCTCATTGTTTACAAAAGCGGTCCCGAAGCACATCCTTGGATCAGCGAAGAAGAGCGCCAGTTCATTCTCACCGGACAGCGCAACAAGGATGTCGACGAAGTAGCGGATTATGCTCCGACCACGGGCGAAATCCTGTCGCGCAAGGAAAGCTGGGGCGTTATCATGGCGTCCTTCTTTATCGATCCCATCTGGTGGCTCTTCGTTGGCTGGCTCCCTCTCTATCTTTACGAAACATATGGTTTCGGCGTGGAGGAAATCGCCCTCTATTCATGGGTCCCCTATGCCGGGGCCATGGTCGGCGCCTGGTTTGGCGGCCTGCTGGCGCAAAACCGCATTGCCGCAGGCTGGACCGTCAATCGCACCCGCAAGACGGTGATTTCGCTGGGCGGCATCATCATGCTTGTATCGCTTCTGGCGACGACGCAGGCAGCAACACCGATCTACGCCGTGTTGCTAATGGCTGTCATCCTCTTCGGGTTTCAGACCGCAATCGGTAATATCCAAACCTTGCCGAGCGATTTCTACAGCGGAAGATCAGTCGGCACGCTGGCGGGTTTTGCCGGCACGGCTGCTAAACTGGCGGTTGTTGGGCTGAACTTCCTCATCCCGTTTATCACGGTAAATTCCTACGCACCGGCATTTGCCGTTGGCGCGGGCCTGGCAATTGCCACCGTGCTGTCGGTTCTGATCCTGTGCCCCAACATCAGGCCGCTGAAACCAAAAACCACCTAA
- a CDS encoding cupin domain-containing protein has translation MTASSQLAEPARRFFTADNCAMETLEPGIKRQILAYGPQLMLCRLWFDAGVAGSVHAHPHSQITFIEKGRFLVLIDGEEREMGPGCSWFIAAGLQHGMTCIEAGVISDIFTPMREDFLPDGGAK, from the coding sequence ATGACAGCTAGCAGCCAGCTGGCAGAACCCGCACGACGCTTCTTCACCGCTGATAATTGTGCGATGGAAACGCTGGAGCCGGGCATCAAGCGCCAGATCCTCGCCTATGGCCCGCAATTGATGCTGTGCCGTTTGTGGTTCGACGCAGGTGTAGCAGGCTCTGTCCACGCGCATCCGCACAGCCAGATAACCTTTATCGAAAAGGGGCGCTTCCTCGTCCTCATCGACGGAGAAGAGCGAGAGATGGGCCCGGGTTGCAGCTGGTTCATCGCTGCCGGACTGCAGCATGGCATGACCTGCATCGAAGCAGGCGTAATCAGCGACATATTCACGCCTATGCGCGAAGACTTTCTGCCGGATGGAGGAGCAAAATGA
- a CDS encoding heparinase II/III domain-containing protein, whose amino-acid sequence MIRLAAMMLSASALTATQPALANPINESAGAENSMQAQAEYPPFFAEEMARSVQFVEEMMEAGINVPEPVDQGGGYTHEQHKRNYRAMYLGGHLYRLTGEQKYADFVRDMLLEYADLYPTLGDHPARSNQNSGRLFWQVLNDAVWLVNSVQGYEQIRDTLDAATRERIDTEVFRRAAHFLSVDSSRTFNLIHNHATWATAGVGMTGYVLGDDDLVERALMGSNRDGATGFLRQTELLFSPDGYYTEGPYYQRYALMPFMVFAGAIARNEPERDIFGHRDGILRKALLSTIQQTYDGRFFPFNDALKDKSLRTEELYQGVAIGYAITGDPTLLDIARWQGRTVISPEGLELSRALAAGEAEEFPFRSLLLSDGPEGDQGAVAILRSGAQPGHMALVAKNTSQGMGHGHFDKLTWQLYANGHEILRDYGAARFLNIEAKAGGRYLPENESWAKQTIAHNTLALDETSHFGGDVDIAEQIAPRQVMFSDTPGLQASSALIAGAYADTTMRRTLVMAEIPGLQFPIVVDFMSADAAASHQYDLPVHYTGHLMETGFESTSYTQARPVLGEDEGYQHIWVDARARPQPGEGFLTWLFDNRFYTYRFATDGQTEIILGETGASDPSFNLRREPLAILRREGTGGVRFASVLEPHGLFDGATEQTVASRSRIANLQHGADGTHEAVIVTLLDGHQFAVAVSPESADGSPHSLMIDGREIRWTGKLALLDLGGASE is encoded by the coding sequence GTGATCCGCCTTGCAGCCATGATGCTGTCCGCATCCGCGTTGACAGCCACACAGCCAGCCCTCGCCAATCCAATTAATGAAAGCGCCGGAGCCGAAAACTCCATGCAGGCACAGGCTGAATACCCACCCTTCTTTGCAGAGGAAATGGCGCGTTCTGTCCAGTTTGTCGAAGAGATGATGGAAGCCGGGATCAATGTGCCTGAACCTGTCGATCAGGGCGGCGGCTACACCCATGAACAGCACAAGCGCAATTATCGCGCAATGTATCTGGGCGGCCACCTTTATCGTCTGACGGGTGAGCAGAAATATGCCGATTTCGTGCGCGACATGCTGCTGGAATATGCCGATCTCTACCCCACTCTGGGCGATCACCCGGCACGCAGTAATCAGAACTCTGGCCGGCTGTTCTGGCAGGTGCTCAATGATGCGGTGTGGCTGGTCAATTCCGTTCAGGGATATGAACAGATCCGCGATACGCTGGATGCAGCAACGCGCGAACGGATCGATACCGAGGTATTCCGCCGCGCCGCGCACTTCCTGTCGGTAGATTCATCGCGCACCTTCAACCTCATCCATAATCACGCCACCTGGGCGACTGCCGGCGTTGGCATGACAGGTTATGTGCTGGGGGACGATGATCTGGTGGAGCGCGCCCTCATGGGTTCCAACCGTGATGGAGCCACCGGCTTCCTGCGTCAGACAGAATTGCTTTTCTCGCCAGATGGTTATTACACCGAAGGCCCCTATTATCAGCGATACGCACTGATGCCCTTCATGGTTTTTGCAGGCGCCATCGCCCGTAACGAGCCCGAGCGTGATATCTTTGGCCATCGTGATGGCATTTTGCGCAAAGCGCTTTTGTCGACCATCCAGCAGACTTATGATGGGCGGTTTTTCCCCTTTAATGATGCGCTGAAGGACAAGAGCCTGCGCACCGAGGAACTCTATCAGGGCGTCGCCATCGGTTATGCGATAACCGGTGATCCGACACTTCTCGATATTGCCCGCTGGCAGGGCCGCACCGTCATCTCTCCCGAAGGCCTTGAACTATCACGCGCGCTTGCTGCGGGTGAAGCCGAGGAATTCCCGTTCCGCTCATTATTGCTGAGTGACGGTCCGGAGGGCGATCAGGGTGCAGTTGCCATATTGCGCAGCGGAGCACAGCCGGGCCACATGGCCCTGGTGGCCAAGAACACTTCGCAAGGCATGGGCCACGGCCATTTCGACAAGCTCACCTGGCAGCTTTATGCCAATGGTCATGAAATCCTGCGCGATTATGGCGCGGCCCGCTTTCTCAACATCGAGGCCAAGGCAGGCGGTCGTTACCTTCCCGAAAATGAAAGCTGGGCCAAGCAGACCATCGCTCACAACACGCTGGCTCTGGACGAGACAAGCCATTTCGGCGGTGATGTCGATATTGCCGAACAGATCGCGCCAAGGCAGGTCATGTTCAGCGACACACCCGGCCTGCAGGCAAGCTCCGCCCTGATCGCAGGGGCCTATGCCGATACGACCATGCGCCGCACATTGGTCATGGCTGAAATCCCCGGCCTGCAATTTCCGATTGTAGTGGATTTCATGTCGGCGGATGCTGCCGCGTCACATCAATATGATCTGCCGGTACATTACACCGGCCATCTGATGGAAACCGGCTTCGAATCCACTTCCTACACGCAAGCGCGCCCTGTGCTTGGCGAGGATGAGGGTTATCAGCACATATGGGTCGATGCCCGCGCTCGACCGCAGCCTGGCGAAGGCTTTCTGACCTGGCTGTTTGATAATCGCTTTTACACCTATCGCTTTGCAACCGATGGTCAGACCGAGATCATTCTGGGTGAGACCGGCGCTAGCGATCCATCCTTCAACCTGCGGCGCGAACCGCTTGCCATTCTGCGCCGAGAGGGTACTGGCGGCGTGCGCTTTGCCTCTGTCCTGGAACCGCATGGCCTGTTTGACGGGGCAACGGAACAAACAGTCGCCAGCCGCAGCAGGATCGCAAATCTGCAGCATGGCGCTGATGGAACGCATGAAGCGGTGATCGTCACCCTTCTAGATGGTCACCAATTTGCCGTGGCCGTTTCACCTGAATCGGCGGATGGATCTCCCCATTCGCTAATGATTGACGGACGTGAAATACGCTGGACTGGCAAGCTTGCCCTGCTGGACCTTGGTGGAGCGAGCGAATGA
- a CDS encoding chondroitinase-B domain-containing protein, with product MAAISLFAIPAQAEDYHVANQEEYSNALNQIDAGDAIILADGEWRDFEMVVAGHGTADRPITIRSQTPGGVTLTGQSNLRIGGHHILVSGLVFTNGYSPTGEVIAFRRDSDELAYDTRVTQIVIDSFSKPDRTESDIWVAMFGRNNRFDHNNLIGKTNPGVTLAVRLNSEESRENNHRIDHNYFGPRPVLGSNGGETLRIGTSHYSMFNSNTVVENNVFDRVDGEVEIISSKSGSNVIRENLFLRSAGAVTLRHGDNSLVERNVFLGHGKDHTGGIRVINRNQTVRDNYMEGLRGTGFTSALTVMNGVPNSPVNRYVQVDGAVIEGNSVLDSYRITLGAGADAERSAPPVNTSLLRNLFSGLDDGTFIEVDADISGIALRDNALIAGSVHSAAEAISRAETEMVRAATGLLYPTDPALAEIGAPRDLRVMSLDEVGASYYGKPDNEGPFQTGRTLEVSGDGYTLFTAFKQARDGDILQIAPGTYELERTLQVDHSLTIRGVAAQDGTLPIIRFARPSLFEIRDGGGLQLEKLVIDGELAPDAAGNSVIRTSNTPILGNVLVELDSVEMRNLTVNRNFNVITIGKATMADAVTIRNSSFSDITGTIVSAFAEVDDLGRYNVDYLTIEDSHFTDIGGALANVYRGGTDESTFGPHVNIRNSHFTNVGRAANAGTSLTLHGVQETEISGNSFTASAPLSITHTVGTPNTRLSGNEFVATLPPQLTELNFAGEPRVEMTRNNFFSEAAQ from the coding sequence TTGGCCGCGATAAGTCTGTTTGCAATTCCAGCGCAGGCTGAAGATTACCATGTCGCGAACCAGGAAGAATATTCAAACGCGCTCAATCAAATTGATGCGGGTGATGCCATCATCCTTGCCGATGGCGAATGGCGCGACTTTGAAATGGTGGTTGCCGGCCACGGCACGGCCGATCGGCCCATAACCATCCGATCGCAGACGCCGGGCGGTGTTACGTTGACAGGCCAGTCCAATTTACGGATTGGCGGGCATCACATTCTGGTTTCAGGATTGGTCTTCACCAATGGCTACAGTCCGACAGGCGAAGTCATCGCCTTTCGCCGTGACAGCGATGAATTGGCCTATGATACGCGCGTGACGCAAATCGTCATCGATAGTTTCAGCAAACCCGACAGGACCGAAAGCGATATCTGGGTGGCCATGTTTGGCCGCAACAATCGCTTCGATCACAACAATCTAATCGGCAAGACCAATCCCGGTGTCACGCTGGCAGTGCGCCTCAACAGCGAGGAAAGCCGCGAGAACAACCATCGCATCGACCATAATTATTTCGGCCCGCGCCCGGTCCTCGGTTCCAATGGCGGTGAAACGCTGCGTATCGGCACAAGCCATTATTCGATGTTCAATTCAAACACCGTGGTCGAAAACAATGTGTTCGACCGCGTGGATGGCGAAGTGGAGATCATCTCCAGCAAATCCGGCAGCAATGTGATCCGCGAGAATCTGTTCCTGCGCTCTGCGGGCGCAGTAACGCTGCGCCATGGTGATAACAGTCTGGTAGAGCGCAATGTCTTCCTCGGACACGGAAAAGATCACACGGGCGGCATAAGGGTTATCAACCGCAATCAGACCGTCCGCGACAATTACATGGAAGGCCTGCGCGGCACGGGCTTCACCAGTGCGTTGACCGTGATGAACGGTGTGCCCAACTCACCCGTCAACCGCTATGTGCAGGTCGATGGGGCAGTCATCGAGGGCAATAGCGTGCTCGACAGCTACCGCATCACGCTGGGCGCCGGCGCTGACGCAGAAAGATCTGCCCCACCTGTCAACACAAGCTTGTTGCGCAATTTGTTCAGCGGTCTTGATGACGGAACCTTCATTGAAGTGGATGCCGATATTTCCGGCATCGCCCTGCGCGATAATGCCTTGATTGCGGGATCTGTGCACAGTGCAGCAGAAGCCATTAGCCGTGCAGAGACGGAGATGGTGCGCGCGGCCACCGGGTTGCTCTACCCGACCGATCCAGCGCTCGCCGAAATTGGTGCTCCACGCGATCTTCGCGTCATGTCGCTCGATGAAGTTGGCGCTAGCTATTACGGCAAACCAGATAATGAAGGCCCGTTCCAGACAGGTCGCACGCTGGAAGTTTCCGGCGACGGCTATACCCTTTTCACAGCGTTCAAGCAGGCGCGCGATGGCGACATTTTGCAGATTGCCCCGGGCACCTATGAACTTGAGCGCACTTTGCAGGTCGACCATTCATTGACCATTCGCGGTGTTGCGGCGCAGGATGGCACCCTTCCCATAATACGCTTTGCCCGCCCCTCTCTGTTTGAAATCCGCGATGGCGGCGGCCTGCAATTGGAAAAGCTGGTCATCGATGGCGAGCTTGCTCCGGATGCAGCTGGCAATTCGGTCATCCGCACCAGCAATACGCCGATTCTTGGCAATGTATTGGTCGAGCTTGATAGCGTCGAAATGCGCAATCTGACGGTCAATCGCAATTTCAACGTGATCACCATCGGCAAGGCCACGATGGCTGATGCGGTGACGATCCGTAACAGCAGTTTCAGTGACATTACCGGCACCATCGTCTCTGCTTTTGCAGAGGTGGATGATCTGGGTCGCTACAATGTGGATTACCTCACGATCGAGGATTCTCACTTCACCGATATAGGCGGGGCCCTGGCCAATGTTTATCGCGGCGGCACCGATGAAAGCACTTTCGGCCCTCACGTCAATATCCGCAATTCGCACTTCACCAATGTCGGCAGGGCCGCAAACGCCGGCACCTCTCTCACTCTGCACGGTGTCCAGGAAACAGAGATATCGGGCAACAGCTTTACCGCCTCTGCACCGCTTTCAATCACGCACACTGTCGGCACGCCGAATACCCGGCTGTCAGGCAATGAATTCGTGGCAACTCTCCCGCCGCAACTGACAGAGCTGAACTTTGCCGGTGAACCAAGGGTCGAGATGACCCGCAACAATTTTTTTTCGGAGGCAGCCCAGTGA